A DNA window from Macaca fascicularis isolate 582-1 chromosome 18, T2T-MFA8v1.1 contains the following coding sequences:
- the LOC101865518 gene encoding methyl-CpG-binding domain protein 1 isoform X28, translating to MAEDWLDCPALGPGWKRREVFRKSGATCGRSDTYYQSPTGDRIRSKVELTRYLGPACDLTLFDFKQGILCYPAPKAHPVAVASKKRKKPSKPAKTRKRQVGPQSGEVRKEAPRDETKADTDTAPASFPAPGCCENCGISFSGDGTQRQRLKTLCKDCRAQRIAFNREQRMFKSRGCGVCRGCQTQEDCGRCPICLRPPRPGLRRQWKCVQRRCLRGKHARRKGGCDSKMAARRRPGAQPLPPPSPSQSPEPTEPHPRALAPSPPAEFIYYCVDEDELQPYTNRRQNRKCGACAACLRRMDCGRCDFCCDKPKFGGSNQKRQKCRWRQCLQFAMKRLLPSVWSESEDGAGSPPPYHRRKRPSSARRHHLGPTLKPTLATRTAQPDHTQAPTKQEAGGGFVLPPPGTDLVFLREGASSPVQVPGPVAASTEALLQEAQCSGLSWVVALPQVKQEKADTQDEWTPGTAVLTSPVLVPGCPSKAVDPGLPSVKQEPPDPEEDKEENKDDSASKLAPEEEAGGAGTPVITEIFSLGGTRFRDTAVWLPRSKDLKKPGARKQ from the exons ATGGCTGAGGACTGGCTGGACTGCCCGGCCCTGGGCCCTGGCTGGAAGCGCCGTGAAGTCTTTCGCAAGTCAGGGGCCACCTGTGGACGCTCAGACACCTATTACCAGAG CCCCACAGGAGACAGGATCCGAAGCAAAGTTGAGCTGACTCGATACCTGGGCCCTGCGTGTGATCTCACCCTCTTCGACTTCAAACAAGGCATCTTGTGCTATCCAGCCCCCAAG GCCCATCCTGTGGCTGTTGCCAGCAAGAAGCGAAAGAAGCCTTCAAAGCCAGCCAAGACTCGGAAACGTCAGGTTGGACCCCAGAGTGGTGAGGTCAGGAAGGAGGCCCCAAGGGACGAGACCAAGGCTGACACTGACACAGCCCCAGCTTCATTCCCTGCTCCTGG ATGCTGTGAGAACTGTGGAATCAGCTTCTCAGGGGATGGCACCCAAAGGCAGCGGCTCAAAACATTGTGCAAAGACTGTCGAG CACAGAGAATTGCCTTCAACCGAGAACAGAGAATGTTTAAG AGCCGAGGGTGTGGAGTATGCCGGGGCTGTCAGACCCAAGAGGACTGTGGCCGTTGTCCCATCTGCCTTCGCCCTCCCCGCCCTGGTCTCAGGCGCCAGTGGAAATGTGTCCAGCGACGTTGCCTACGG GGTAAACATGCCCGCCGCAAGGGAGGCTGTGACTCCAAGATGGCTGCCAGGAGGCGCCCCGGAGCCCAGCCACTGCCTCCACCTTCCCCATCACAGTCCCCAGAGCCCACAGAGCCG CACCCCAGAGCCCTGGCCCCCTCGCCACCTGCCGAATTCATCTATTACTGTGTAGACGAGGACGAGCTA CAGCCCTACACGAACCGCCGGCAGAACCGCAAGTGCGGGGCCTGTGCAGCCTGCCTACGGCGGATGGACTGTGGCCGCTGCGACTTCTGCTGCGACAAGCCCAAATTCGGGGGCAGCAACCAGAAGCGCCAGAAGTGTCGTTGGCGCCAATGCCTGCAGTTTGCCATG AAGCGGCTGCTGCCCAGTGTCTGGTCAGAGTCTGAGGATGGGGCAGGATCGCCCCCACCTTACCATCGTCGAAAGAGGCCCAGCTCTGCCCGACGTCACCATCTTGGGCCTACCTTGAAGCCCACCTTGGCTACACGCACAGCCCAACCAGACCATACCCAGGCTCCAACGAAGCAGGAAGCAGGTGGTGGCTTTGTGCTGCCTCCGCCTGGCACTGACCTTGTGTTTTTACGGGAGGGCGCAAGCAGTCCTGTGCAGGTGCCAGGCCCTGTTGCAGCTTCCACAGAAGCCCTGTTGCAG GAGGCCCAGTGCTCTGGCCTGAGTTGGGTTGTGGCCTTACCCCAGGTGAAGCAAGAGAAGGCGGATACCCAGGACGAGTGGACACCAGGCACAGCTGTCCTGACTTCTCCCGTATTGGTGCCTGGCTGCCCTAGCAAG GCAGTAGACCCAGGCCTGCCATCTGTGAAGCAAGAGCCACCTGACCCTGAGGAGGACAAGGAGGAGAACAAGGATGACTCTGCCTCCAAATTGGCCCCAGAAGAAGAGGCAGGAGGGGCTGGCACACCCGTG ATCACGGAGATTTTCAGCCTGGGTGGAACCCGCTTCAGAGATACAGCGGTCTGGTTGCCAAG GTCCAAAGACCTTAAAAAACCTGGAGCTAGAAAGCAGTAG
- the LOC101865518 gene encoding methyl-CpG-binding domain protein 1 isoform X32, translated as MAEDWLDCPALGPGWKRREVFRKSGATCGRSDTYYQSPTGDRIRSKVELTRYLGPACDLTLFDFKQGILCYPAPKAHPVAVASKKRKKPSKPAKTRKRQVGPQSGEVRKEAPRDETKADTDTAPASFPAPGCCENCGISFSGDGTQRQRLKTLCKDCRAQRIAFNREQRMFKSRGCGVCRGCQTQEDCGRCPICLRPPRPGLRRQWKCVQRRCLRHLAHRLRRRHQRCQRRTPLAVAPPTGKHARRKGGCDSKMAARRRPGAQPLPPPSPSQSPEPTEPHPRALAPSPPAEFIYYCVDEDELQPYTNRRQNRKCGACAACLRRMDCGRCDFCCDKPKFGGSNQKRQKCRWRQCLQFAMKRLLPSVWSESEDGAGSPPPYHRRKRPSSARRHHLGPTLKPTLATRTAQPDHTQAPTKQEAGGGFVLPPPGTDLVFLREGASSPVQVPGPVAASTEALLQAVDPGLPSVKQEPPDPEEDKEENKDDSASKLAPEEEAGGAGTPVITEIFSLGGTRFRDTAVWLPRSKDLKKPGARKQ; from the exons ATGGCTGAGGACTGGCTGGACTGCCCGGCCCTGGGCCCTGGCTGGAAGCGCCGTGAAGTCTTTCGCAAGTCAGGGGCCACCTGTGGACGCTCAGACACCTATTACCAGAG CCCCACAGGAGACAGGATCCGAAGCAAAGTTGAGCTGACTCGATACCTGGGCCCTGCGTGTGATCTCACCCTCTTCGACTTCAAACAAGGCATCTTGTGCTATCCAGCCCCCAAG GCCCATCCTGTGGCTGTTGCCAGCAAGAAGCGAAAGAAGCCTTCAAAGCCAGCCAAGACTCGGAAACGTCAGGTTGGACCCCAGAGTGGTGAGGTCAGGAAGGAGGCCCCAAGGGACGAGACCAAGGCTGACACTGACACAGCCCCAGCTTCATTCCCTGCTCCTGG ATGCTGTGAGAACTGTGGAATCAGCTTCTCAGGGGATGGCACCCAAAGGCAGCGGCTCAAAACATTGTGCAAAGACTGTCGAG CACAGAGAATTGCCTTCAACCGAGAACAGAGAATGTTTAAG AGCCGAGGGTGTGGAGTATGCCGGGGCTGTCAGACCCAAGAGGACTGTGGCCGTTGTCCCATCTGCCTTCGCCCTCCCCGCCCTGGTCTCAGGCGCCAGTGGAAATGTGTCCAGCGACGTTGCCTACGG CACCTTGCTCACCGCCTGCGTCGCCGTCATCAGAGATGTCAGCGACGCACTCCCCTGGCTGTGGCTCCCCCAACT GGTAAACATGCCCGCCGCAAGGGAGGCTGTGACTCCAAGATGGCTGCCAGGAGGCGCCCCGGAGCCCAGCCACTGCCTCCACCTTCCCCATCACAGTCCCCAGAGCCCACAGAGCCG CACCCCAGAGCCCTGGCCCCCTCGCCACCTGCCGAATTCATCTATTACTGTGTAGACGAGGACGAGCTA CAGCCCTACACGAACCGCCGGCAGAACCGCAAGTGCGGGGCCTGTGCAGCCTGCCTACGGCGGATGGACTGTGGCCGCTGCGACTTCTGCTGCGACAAGCCCAAATTCGGGGGCAGCAACCAGAAGCGCCAGAAGTGTCGTTGGCGCCAATGCCTGCAGTTTGCCATG AAGCGGCTGCTGCCCAGTGTCTGGTCAGAGTCTGAGGATGGGGCAGGATCGCCCCCACCTTACCATCGTCGAAAGAGGCCCAGCTCTGCCCGACGTCACCATCTTGGGCCTACCTTGAAGCCCACCTTGGCTACACGCACAGCCCAACCAGACCATACCCAGGCTCCAACGAAGCAGGAAGCAGGTGGTGGCTTTGTGCTGCCTCCGCCTGGCACTGACCTTGTGTTTTTACGGGAGGGCGCAAGCAGTCCTGTGCAGGTGCCAGGCCCTGTTGCAGCTTCCACAGAAGCCCTGTTGCAG GCAGTAGACCCAGGCCTGCCATCTGTGAAGCAAGAGCCACCTGACCCTGAGGAGGACAAGGAGGAGAACAAGGATGACTCTGCCTCCAAATTGGCCCCAGAAGAAGAGGCAGGAGGGGCTGGCACACCCGTG ATCACGGAGATTTTCAGCCTGGGTGGAACCCGCTTCAGAGATACAGCGGTCTGGTTGCCAAG GTCCAAAGACCTTAAAAAACCTGGAGCTAGAAAGCAGTAG
- the LOC101865518 gene encoding methyl-CpG-binding domain protein 1 isoform X21 encodes MAEDWLDCPALGPGWKRREVFRKSGATCGRSDTYYQSPTGDRIRSKVELTRYLGPACDLTLFDFKQGILCYPAPKAHPVAVASKKRKKPSKPAKTRKRQVGPQSGEVRKEAPRDETKADTDTAPASFPAPGCCENCGISFSGDGTQRQRLKTLCKDCRAQRIAFNREQRMFKRVGCGECAACQVTEDCGACSTCLLQLPHDVASGLFCKCERRRCLRIVERSRGCGVCRGCQTQEDCGRCPICLRPPRPGLRRQWKCVQRRCLRHLAHRLRRRHQRCQRRTPLAVAPPTGKHARRKGGCDSKMAARRRPGAQPLPPPSPSQSPEPTEPHPRALAPSPPAEFIYYCVDEDELPYTNRRQNRKCGACAACLRRMDCGRCDFCCDKPKFGGSNQKRQKCRWRQCLQFAMKRLLPSVWSESEDGAGSPPPYHRRKRPSSARRHHLGPTLKPTLATRTAQPDHTQAPTKQEAGGGFVLPPPGTDLVFLREGASSPVQVPGPVAASTEALLQAVDPGLPSVKQEPPDPEEDKEENKDDSASKLAPEEEAGGAGTPVITEIFSLGGTRFRDTAVWLPRSKDLKKPGARKQ; translated from the exons ATGGCTGAGGACTGGCTGGACTGCCCGGCCCTGGGCCCTGGCTGGAAGCGCCGTGAAGTCTTTCGCAAGTCAGGGGCCACCTGTGGACGCTCAGACACCTATTACCAGAG CCCCACAGGAGACAGGATCCGAAGCAAAGTTGAGCTGACTCGATACCTGGGCCCTGCGTGTGATCTCACCCTCTTCGACTTCAAACAAGGCATCTTGTGCTATCCAGCCCCCAAG GCCCATCCTGTGGCTGTTGCCAGCAAGAAGCGAAAGAAGCCTTCAAAGCCAGCCAAGACTCGGAAACGTCAGGTTGGACCCCAGAGTGGTGAGGTCAGGAAGGAGGCCCCAAGGGACGAGACCAAGGCTGACACTGACACAGCCCCAGCTTCATTCCCTGCTCCTGG ATGCTGTGAGAACTGTGGAATCAGCTTCTCAGGGGATGGCACCCAAAGGCAGCGGCTCAAAACATTGTGCAAAGACTGTCGAG CACAGAGAATTGCCTTCAACCGAGAACAGAGAATGTTTAAG CGTGTGGGCTGTGGGGAGTGTGCAGCCTGCCAGGTAACAGAAGACTGTGGGGCCTGCTCCACGTGCCTCCTGCAGCTGCCCCATGATGTGGCATCGGGGCTGTTCTGCAAGTGTGAACGGAGACGCTGCCTCCGGATTGTGGAAAGG AGCCGAGGGTGTGGAGTATGCCGGGGCTGTCAGACCCAAGAGGACTGTGGCCGTTGTCCCATCTGCCTTCGCCCTCCCCGCCCTGGTCTCAGGCGCCAGTGGAAATGTGTCCAGCGACGTTGCCTACGG CACCTTGCTCACCGCCTGCGTCGCCGTCATCAGAGATGTCAGCGACGCACTCCCCTGGCTGTGGCTCCCCCAACT GGTAAACATGCCCGCCGCAAGGGAGGCTGTGACTCCAAGATGGCTGCCAGGAGGCGCCCCGGAGCCCAGCCACTGCCTCCACCTTCCCCATCACAGTCCCCAGAGCCCACAGAGCCG CACCCCAGAGCCCTGGCCCCCTCGCCACCTGCCGAATTCATCTATTACTGTGTAGACGAGGACGAGCTA CCCTACACGAACCGCCGGCAGAACCGCAAGTGCGGGGCCTGTGCAGCCTGCCTACGGCGGATGGACTGTGGCCGCTGCGACTTCTGCTGCGACAAGCCCAAATTCGGGGGCAGCAACCAGAAGCGCCAGAAGTGTCGTTGGCGCCAATGCCTGCAGTTTGCCATG AAGCGGCTGCTGCCCAGTGTCTGGTCAGAGTCTGAGGATGGGGCAGGATCGCCCCCACCTTACCATCGTCGAAAGAGGCCCAGCTCTGCCCGACGTCACCATCTTGGGCCTACCTTGAAGCCCACCTTGGCTACACGCACAGCCCAACCAGACCATACCCAGGCTCCAACGAAGCAGGAAGCAGGTGGTGGCTTTGTGCTGCCTCCGCCTGGCACTGACCTTGTGTTTTTACGGGAGGGCGCAAGCAGTCCTGTGCAGGTGCCAGGCCCTGTTGCAGCTTCCACAGAAGCCCTGTTGCAG GCAGTAGACCCAGGCCTGCCATCTGTGAAGCAAGAGCCACCTGACCCTGAGGAGGACAAGGAGGAGAACAAGGATGACTCTGCCTCCAAATTGGCCCCAGAAGAAGAGGCAGGAGGGGCTGGCACACCCGTG ATCACGGAGATTTTCAGCCTGGGTGGAACCCGCTTCAGAGATACAGCGGTCTGGTTGCCAAG GTCCAAAGACCTTAAAAAACCTGGAGCTAGAAAGCAGTAG
- the LOC101865518 gene encoding methyl-CpG-binding domain protein 1 isoform X8 has protein sequence MAEDWLDCPALGPGWKRREVFRKSGATCGRSDTYYQSPTGDRIRSKVELTRYLGPACDLTLFDFKQGILCYPAPKAHPVAVASKKRKKPSKPAKTRKRQVGPQSGEVRKEAPRDETKADTDTAPASFPAPGCCENCGISFSGDGTQRQRLKTLCKDCRAQRIAFNREQRMFKRVGCGECAACQVTEDCGACSTCLLQLPHDVASGLFCKCERRRCLRIVERSRGCGVCRGCQTQEDCGRCPICLRPPRPGLRRQWKCVQRRCLRHLAHRLRRRHQRCQRRTPLAVAPPTGKHARRKGGCDSKMAARRRPGAQPLPPPSPSQSPEPTEPHPRALAPSPPAEFIYYCVDEDELQPYTNRRQNRKCGACAACLRRMDCGRCDFCCDKPKFGGSNQKRQKCRWRQCLQFAMKRLLPSVWSESEDGAGSPPPYHRRKRPSSARRHHLGPTLKPTLATRTAQPDHTQAPTKQEAGGGFVLPPPGTDLVFLREGASSPVQVPGPVAASTEALLQEAQCSGLSWVVALPQVKQEKADTQDEWTPGTAVLTSPVLVPGCPSKAVDPGLPSVKQEPPDPEEDKEENKDDSASKLAPEEEAGGAGTPVITEIFSLGGTRFRDTAVWLPRSKDLKKPGARKQ, from the exons ATGGCTGAGGACTGGCTGGACTGCCCGGCCCTGGGCCCTGGCTGGAAGCGCCGTGAAGTCTTTCGCAAGTCAGGGGCCACCTGTGGACGCTCAGACACCTATTACCAGAG CCCCACAGGAGACAGGATCCGAAGCAAAGTTGAGCTGACTCGATACCTGGGCCCTGCGTGTGATCTCACCCTCTTCGACTTCAAACAAGGCATCTTGTGCTATCCAGCCCCCAAG GCCCATCCTGTGGCTGTTGCCAGCAAGAAGCGAAAGAAGCCTTCAAAGCCAGCCAAGACTCGGAAACGTCAGGTTGGACCCCAGAGTGGTGAGGTCAGGAAGGAGGCCCCAAGGGACGAGACCAAGGCTGACACTGACACAGCCCCAGCTTCATTCCCTGCTCCTGG ATGCTGTGAGAACTGTGGAATCAGCTTCTCAGGGGATGGCACCCAAAGGCAGCGGCTCAAAACATTGTGCAAAGACTGTCGAG CACAGAGAATTGCCTTCAACCGAGAACAGAGAATGTTTAAG CGTGTGGGCTGTGGGGAGTGTGCAGCCTGCCAGGTAACAGAAGACTGTGGGGCCTGCTCCACGTGCCTCCTGCAGCTGCCCCATGATGTGGCATCGGGGCTGTTCTGCAAGTGTGAACGGAGACGCTGCCTCCGGATTGTGGAAAGG AGCCGAGGGTGTGGAGTATGCCGGGGCTGTCAGACCCAAGAGGACTGTGGCCGTTGTCCCATCTGCCTTCGCCCTCCCCGCCCTGGTCTCAGGCGCCAGTGGAAATGTGTCCAGCGACGTTGCCTACGG CACCTTGCTCACCGCCTGCGTCGCCGTCATCAGAGATGTCAGCGACGCACTCCCCTGGCTGTGGCTCCCCCAACT GGTAAACATGCCCGCCGCAAGGGAGGCTGTGACTCCAAGATGGCTGCCAGGAGGCGCCCCGGAGCCCAGCCACTGCCTCCACCTTCCCCATCACAGTCCCCAGAGCCCACAGAGCCG CACCCCAGAGCCCTGGCCCCCTCGCCACCTGCCGAATTCATCTATTACTGTGTAGACGAGGACGAGCTA CAGCCCTACACGAACCGCCGGCAGAACCGCAAGTGCGGGGCCTGTGCAGCCTGCCTACGGCGGATGGACTGTGGCCGCTGCGACTTCTGCTGCGACAAGCCCAAATTCGGGGGCAGCAACCAGAAGCGCCAGAAGTGTCGTTGGCGCCAATGCCTGCAGTTTGCCATG AAGCGGCTGCTGCCCAGTGTCTGGTCAGAGTCTGAGGATGGGGCAGGATCGCCCCCACCTTACCATCGTCGAAAGAGGCCCAGCTCTGCCCGACGTCACCATCTTGGGCCTACCTTGAAGCCCACCTTGGCTACACGCACAGCCCAACCAGACCATACCCAGGCTCCAACGAAGCAGGAAGCAGGTGGTGGCTTTGTGCTGCCTCCGCCTGGCACTGACCTTGTGTTTTTACGGGAGGGCGCAAGCAGTCCTGTGCAGGTGCCAGGCCCTGTTGCAGCTTCCACAGAAGCCCTGTTGCAG GAGGCCCAGTGCTCTGGCCTGAGTTGGGTTGTGGCCTTACCCCAGGTGAAGCAAGAGAAGGCGGATACCCAGGACGAGTGGACACCAGGCACAGCTGTCCTGACTTCTCCCGTATTGGTGCCTGGCTGCCCTAGCAAG GCAGTAGACCCAGGCCTGCCATCTGTGAAGCAAGAGCCACCTGACCCTGAGGAGGACAAGGAGGAGAACAAGGATGACTCTGCCTCCAAATTGGCCCCAGAAGAAGAGGCAGGAGGGGCTGGCACACCCGTG ATCACGGAGATTTTCAGCCTGGGTGGAACCCGCTTCAGAGATACAGCGGTCTGGTTGCCAAG GTCCAAAGACCTTAAAAAACCTGGAGCTAGAAAGCAGTAG
- the LOC101865518 gene encoding methyl-CpG-binding domain protein 1 isoform X16 — MAEDWLDCPALGPGWKRREVFRKSGATCGRSDTYYQSPTGDRIRSKVELTRYLGPACDLTLFDFKQGILCYPAPKAHPVAVASKKRKKPSKPAKTRKRQVGPQSGEVRKEAPRDETKADTDTAPASFPAPGCCENCGISFSGDGTQRQRLKTLCKDCRAQRIAFNREQRMFKSRGCGVCRGCQTQEDCGRCPICLRPPRPGLRRQWKCVQRRCLRGKHARRKGGCDSKMAARRRPGAQPLPPPSPSQSPEPTEPHPRALAPSPPAEFIYYCVDEDELPYTNRRQNRKCGACAACLRRMDCGRCDFCCDKPKFGGSNQKRQKCRWRQCLQFAMKRLLPSVWSESEDGAGSPPPYHRRKRPSSARRHHLGPTLKPTLATRTAQPDHTQAPTKQEAGGGFVLPPPGTDLVFLREGASSPVQVPGPVAASTEALLQEAQCSGLSWVVALPQVKQEKADTQDEWTPGTAVLTSPVLVPGCPSKAVDPGLPSVKQEPPDPEEDKEENKDDSASKLAPEEEAGGAGTPVITEIFSLGGTRFRDTAVWLPSLQGRHSGREDGCKLWETEDTVEPTSTSWNPRGWPGTHVSLSPPPASMMWVSCRRSWCPSSQS, encoded by the exons ATGGCTGAGGACTGGCTGGACTGCCCGGCCCTGGGCCCTGGCTGGAAGCGCCGTGAAGTCTTTCGCAAGTCAGGGGCCACCTGTGGACGCTCAGACACCTATTACCAGAG CCCCACAGGAGACAGGATCCGAAGCAAAGTTGAGCTGACTCGATACCTGGGCCCTGCGTGTGATCTCACCCTCTTCGACTTCAAACAAGGCATCTTGTGCTATCCAGCCCCCAAG GCCCATCCTGTGGCTGTTGCCAGCAAGAAGCGAAAGAAGCCTTCAAAGCCAGCCAAGACTCGGAAACGTCAGGTTGGACCCCAGAGTGGTGAGGTCAGGAAGGAGGCCCCAAGGGACGAGACCAAGGCTGACACTGACACAGCCCCAGCTTCATTCCCTGCTCCTGG ATGCTGTGAGAACTGTGGAATCAGCTTCTCAGGGGATGGCACCCAAAGGCAGCGGCTCAAAACATTGTGCAAAGACTGTCGAG CACAGAGAATTGCCTTCAACCGAGAACAGAGAATGTTTAAG AGCCGAGGGTGTGGAGTATGCCGGGGCTGTCAGACCCAAGAGGACTGTGGCCGTTGTCCCATCTGCCTTCGCCCTCCCCGCCCTGGTCTCAGGCGCCAGTGGAAATGTGTCCAGCGACGTTGCCTACGG GGTAAACATGCCCGCCGCAAGGGAGGCTGTGACTCCAAGATGGCTGCCAGGAGGCGCCCCGGAGCCCAGCCACTGCCTCCACCTTCCCCATCACAGTCCCCAGAGCCCACAGAGCCG CACCCCAGAGCCCTGGCCCCCTCGCCACCTGCCGAATTCATCTATTACTGTGTAGACGAGGACGAGCTA CCCTACACGAACCGCCGGCAGAACCGCAAGTGCGGGGCCTGTGCAGCCTGCCTACGGCGGATGGACTGTGGCCGCTGCGACTTCTGCTGCGACAAGCCCAAATTCGGGGGCAGCAACCAGAAGCGCCAGAAGTGTCGTTGGCGCCAATGCCTGCAGTTTGCCATG AAGCGGCTGCTGCCCAGTGTCTGGTCAGAGTCTGAGGATGGGGCAGGATCGCCCCCACCTTACCATCGTCGAAAGAGGCCCAGCTCTGCCCGACGTCACCATCTTGGGCCTACCTTGAAGCCCACCTTGGCTACACGCACAGCCCAACCAGACCATACCCAGGCTCCAACGAAGCAGGAAGCAGGTGGTGGCTTTGTGCTGCCTCCGCCTGGCACTGACCTTGTGTTTTTACGGGAGGGCGCAAGCAGTCCTGTGCAGGTGCCAGGCCCTGTTGCAGCTTCCACAGAAGCCCTGTTGCAG GAGGCCCAGTGCTCTGGCCTGAGTTGGGTTGTGGCCTTACCCCAGGTGAAGCAAGAGAAGGCGGATACCCAGGACGAGTGGACACCAGGCACAGCTGTCCTGACTTCTCCCGTATTGGTGCCTGGCTGCCCTAGCAAG GCAGTAGACCCAGGCCTGCCATCTGTGAAGCAAGAGCCACCTGACCCTGAGGAGGACAAGGAGGAGAACAAGGATGACTCTGCCTCCAAATTGGCCCCAGAAGAAGAGGCAGGAGGGGCTGGCACACCCGTG ATCACGGAGATTTTCAGCCTGGGTGGAACCCGCTTCAGAGATACAGCGGTCTGGTTGCCAAG TCTGCAGGGCAGGCACTCGGGAAGGGAAGATGGATGTAAACTGTGGGAGACCGAGGACACAGTGGAGCCCACGAGCACGAGCTGGAACCCACGAGGATGGCCTGGAACCCATGTCAGTCTCTCACCACCTCCAGCTTCGATGATGTGGGTGTCCTGCAGAAGAAGCTGGTGCCCttcctcacagagttaa
- the LOC101865518 gene encoding methyl-CpG-binding domain protein 1 isoform X1: MAEDWLDCPALGPGWKRREVFRKSGATCGRSDTYYQSPTGDRIRSKVELTRYLGPACDLTLFDFKQGILCYPAPKAHPVAVASKKRKKPSKPAKTRKRQVGPQSGEVRKEAPRDETKADTDTAPASFPAPGCCENCGISFSGDGTQRQRLKTLCKDCRAQRIAFNREQRMFKRVGCGECAACQVTEDCGACSTCLLQLPHDVASGLFCKCERRRCLRIVERSRGCGVCRGCQTQEDCGRCPICLRPPRPGLRRQWKCVQRRCLRHLAHRLRRRHQRCQRRTPLAVAPPTGKHARRKGGCDSKMAARRRPGAQPLPPPSPSQSPEPTEPHPRALAPSPPAEFIYYCVDEDELQPYTNRRQNRKCGACAACLRRMDCGRCDFCCDKPKFGGSNQKRQKCRWRQCLQFAMKRLLPSVWSESEDGAGSPPPYHRRKRPSSARRHHLGPTLKPTLATRTAQPDHTQAPTKQEAGGGFVLPPPGTDLVFLREGASSPVQVPGPVAASTEALLQEAQCSGLSWVVALPQVKQEKADTQDEWTPGTAVLTSPVLVPGCPSKAVDPGLPSVKQEPPDPEEDKEENKDDSASKLAPEEEAGGAGTPVITEIFSLGGTRFRDTAVWLPSLQGRHSGREDGCKLWETEDTVEPTSTSWNPRGWPGTHVSLSPPPASMMWVSCRRSWCPSSQS; the protein is encoded by the exons ATGGCTGAGGACTGGCTGGACTGCCCGGCCCTGGGCCCTGGCTGGAAGCGCCGTGAAGTCTTTCGCAAGTCAGGGGCCACCTGTGGACGCTCAGACACCTATTACCAGAG CCCCACAGGAGACAGGATCCGAAGCAAAGTTGAGCTGACTCGATACCTGGGCCCTGCGTGTGATCTCACCCTCTTCGACTTCAAACAAGGCATCTTGTGCTATCCAGCCCCCAAG GCCCATCCTGTGGCTGTTGCCAGCAAGAAGCGAAAGAAGCCTTCAAAGCCAGCCAAGACTCGGAAACGTCAGGTTGGACCCCAGAGTGGTGAGGTCAGGAAGGAGGCCCCAAGGGACGAGACCAAGGCTGACACTGACACAGCCCCAGCTTCATTCCCTGCTCCTGG ATGCTGTGAGAACTGTGGAATCAGCTTCTCAGGGGATGGCACCCAAAGGCAGCGGCTCAAAACATTGTGCAAAGACTGTCGAG CACAGAGAATTGCCTTCAACCGAGAACAGAGAATGTTTAAG CGTGTGGGCTGTGGGGAGTGTGCAGCCTGCCAGGTAACAGAAGACTGTGGGGCCTGCTCCACGTGCCTCCTGCAGCTGCCCCATGATGTGGCATCGGGGCTGTTCTGCAAGTGTGAACGGAGACGCTGCCTCCGGATTGTGGAAAGG AGCCGAGGGTGTGGAGTATGCCGGGGCTGTCAGACCCAAGAGGACTGTGGCCGTTGTCCCATCTGCCTTCGCCCTCCCCGCCCTGGTCTCAGGCGCCAGTGGAAATGTGTCCAGCGACGTTGCCTACGG CACCTTGCTCACCGCCTGCGTCGCCGTCATCAGAGATGTCAGCGACGCACTCCCCTGGCTGTGGCTCCCCCAACT GGTAAACATGCCCGCCGCAAGGGAGGCTGTGACTCCAAGATGGCTGCCAGGAGGCGCCCCGGAGCCCAGCCACTGCCTCCACCTTCCCCATCACAGTCCCCAGAGCCCACAGAGCCG CACCCCAGAGCCCTGGCCCCCTCGCCACCTGCCGAATTCATCTATTACTGTGTAGACGAGGACGAGCTA CAGCCCTACACGAACCGCCGGCAGAACCGCAAGTGCGGGGCCTGTGCAGCCTGCCTACGGCGGATGGACTGTGGCCGCTGCGACTTCTGCTGCGACAAGCCCAAATTCGGGGGCAGCAACCAGAAGCGCCAGAAGTGTCGTTGGCGCCAATGCCTGCAGTTTGCCATG AAGCGGCTGCTGCCCAGTGTCTGGTCAGAGTCTGAGGATGGGGCAGGATCGCCCCCACCTTACCATCGTCGAAAGAGGCCCAGCTCTGCCCGACGTCACCATCTTGGGCCTACCTTGAAGCCCACCTTGGCTACACGCACAGCCCAACCAGACCATACCCAGGCTCCAACGAAGCAGGAAGCAGGTGGTGGCTTTGTGCTGCCTCCGCCTGGCACTGACCTTGTGTTTTTACGGGAGGGCGCAAGCAGTCCTGTGCAGGTGCCAGGCCCTGTTGCAGCTTCCACAGAAGCCCTGTTGCAG GAGGCCCAGTGCTCTGGCCTGAGTTGGGTTGTGGCCTTACCCCAGGTGAAGCAAGAGAAGGCGGATACCCAGGACGAGTGGACACCAGGCACAGCTGTCCTGACTTCTCCCGTATTGGTGCCTGGCTGCCCTAGCAAG GCAGTAGACCCAGGCCTGCCATCTGTGAAGCAAGAGCCACCTGACCCTGAGGAGGACAAGGAGGAGAACAAGGATGACTCTGCCTCCAAATTGGCCCCAGAAGAAGAGGCAGGAGGGGCTGGCACACCCGTG ATCACGGAGATTTTCAGCCTGGGTGGAACCCGCTTCAGAGATACAGCGGTCTGGTTGCCAAG TCTGCAGGGCAGGCACTCGGGAAGGGAAGATGGATGTAAACTGTGGGAGACCGAGGACACAGTGGAGCCCACGAGCACGAGCTGGAACCCACGAGGATGGCCTGGAACCCATGTCAGTCTCTCACCACCTCCAGCTTCGATGATGTGGGTGTCCTGCAGAAGAAGCTGGTGCCCttcctcacagagttaa